The Hippoglossus hippoglossus isolate fHipHip1 chromosome 2, fHipHip1.pri, whole genome shotgun sequence genome includes a region encoding these proteins:
- the LOC117775679 gene encoding transcription elongation factor A N-terminal and central domain-containing protein isoform X1, with translation MDAKEMVHCALQIEKMTSDRSYGNIWTLLGDLDKSQVTAEQLEVTDIVRVLYRLLRTCSDDGVRKKVKSLLSKWKRQYSKCKGESQEDGGGSRQEEDPTCGSAQAGDGGGSVKVEAEQEASSTVEQHDLQTPTSSASSSVRDKCAQLLLAALHPEPPDQDEASRLAGDIERHVHELHKHSEVKYKTCVRSKVANLRNPKNGHLRRGLLSGSLTPEAFARMSAKEMASDELRQLREEYSSRGVSERQLPQVLEGTQTQKIRCKRCGGSDCSVTQVSRGALFLPAWVRRGGADEDAMTFVTCSACGQQWYHSGWVCL, from the coding sequence ATGGATGCCAAAGAAATGGTTCACTGTGCGCTGCAGATCGAGAAAATGACCTCGGACAGAAGCTACGGGAACATCTGGACCCTCCTCGGTGACCTCGATAAATCGCAGGTCACGGCCGAGCAGCTGGAGGTGACGGACATCGTCAGGGTTCTCTATAGGCTGCTGAGAACCTGCTCGGACGACGGCGTGAGGAAGAAGGTCAAGAGCTTGTTGTCCAAGTGGAAAAGGCAATACAGCAAATGTAAAGGGGAGAGCcaggaggatggaggggggTCCAGGCAGGAGGAGGATCCCACCTGTGGTTCAGCACAGGCAGGTGATGGCGGAGGGAGTGTGAAGGTTGAGGCAGAGCAAGAAGCATCATCCACAGTGGAACAACACGACCTCCAGACTCCCACTTCCTCTGCATCCTCATCTGTGAGAGACAAATGTGCTCAGCTGCTCCTCGCCGCCCTGCACCCCGAGCCTCCTGATCAGGACGAGGCCTCACGGCTGGCCGGAGACATCGAGCGTCACGTCCACGAGCTCCACAAACACAGCGAGGTCAAATACAAAACCTGCGTGAGGAGCAAGGTAGCCAACCTGAGGAATCCTAAAAATGGCCACCTACGCCGGGGCCTCCTGAGCGGCTCCCTGACGCCCGAGGCCTTCGCCCGCATGTCGGCGAAGGAGATGGCGAGCGATGAGCTGCGGCAGCTCAGGGAGGAGTACTCGTCTCGGGGTGTGAGCGAGAGGCAGCTTCCTCAGGTGTTAGAGGGGACGCAGACGCAGAAGATTCGCTGCAAAAGGTGCGGGGGGTCGGACTGTAGTGTGACGCAGGTGTCCAGGGGTGCCCTGTTCCTGCCTGCGTGGGTGAGGCGTGGCGGCGCTGATGAGGATGCTATGACTTTTGTGACCTGCAGTGCGTGCGGGCAGCAGTGGTACCACAGCGGCTGGGTCTGTCTCTAA
- the LOC117775679 gene encoding transcription elongation factor A N-terminal and central domain-containing protein isoform X2 — protein sequence MDAKEMVHCALQIEKMTSDRSYGNIWTLLGDLDKSQVTAEQLEVTDIVRVLYRLLRTCSDDGVRKKVKSLLSKWKRQYSKCKGESQEDGGGSRQEEDGGSVKVEAEQEASSTVEQHDLQTPTSSASSSVRDKCAQLLLAALHPEPPDQDEASRLAGDIERHVHELHKHSEVKYKTCVRSKVANLRNPKNGHLRRGLLSGSLTPEAFARMSAKEMASDELRQLREEYSSRGVSERQLPQVLEGTQTQKIRCKRCGGSDCSVTQVSRGALFLPAWVRRGGADEDAMTFVTCSACGQQWYHSGWVCL from the exons ATGGATGCCAAAGAAATGGTTCACTGTGCGCTGCAGATCGAGAAAATGACCTCGGACAGAAGCTACGGGAACATCTGGACCCTCCTCGGTGACCTCGATAAATCGCAGGTCACGGCCGAGCAGCTGGAGGTGACGGACATCGTCAGGGTTCTCTATAGGCTGCTGAGAACCTGCTCGGACGACGGCGTGAGGAAGAAGGTCAAGAGCTTGTTGTCCAAGTGGAAAAGGCAATACAGCAAATGTAAAGGGGAGAGCcaggaggatggaggggggTCCAGGCAGGAGGAGGAT GGAGGGAGTGTGAAGGTTGAGGCAGAGCAAGAAGCATCATCCACAGTGGAACAACACGACCTCCAGACTCCCACTTCCTCTGCATCCTCATCTGTGAGAGACAAATGTGCTCAGCTGCTCCTCGCCGCCCTGCACCCCGAGCCTCCTGATCAGGACGAGGCCTCACGGCTGGCCGGAGACATCGAGCGTCACGTCCACGAGCTCCACAAACACAGCGAGGTCAAATACAAAACCTGCGTGAGGAGCAAGGTAGCCAACCTGAGGAATCCTAAAAATGGCCACCTACGCCGGGGCCTCCTGAGCGGCTCCCTGACGCCCGAGGCCTTCGCCCGCATGTCGGCGAAGGAGATGGCGAGCGATGAGCTGCGGCAGCTCAGGGAGGAGTACTCGTCTCGGGGTGTGAGCGAGAGGCAGCTTCCTCAGGTGTTAGAGGGGACGCAGACGCAGAAGATTCGCTGCAAAAGGTGCGGGGGGTCGGACTGTAGTGTGACGCAGGTGTCCAGGGGTGCCCTGTTCCTGCCTGCGTGGGTGAGGCGTGGCGGCGCTGATGAGGATGCTATGACTTTTGTGACCTGCAGTGCGTGCGGGCAGCAGTGGTACCACAGCGGCTGGGTCTGTCTCTAA